The genome window atcgggagcaaaaaaaaaagcaatcggatcgggaaatatcgggatgggcagatactcaaactaaaacgatcgggatcggatcggaagcaaaaaaacatgatcggaacaaccctacttgctactattgcattttcaaaagagcattaaatgcaaatacaaaataaaattcccgagtgtttcttcaaaccgtgcagaattgcactttcatgtaaaaataaattaaaatacctgagcttagactcaaacggaaaaaaaaataataatgaaagaggatctaagtacaacaaaacaacatttggctaacttggatagcaaaagtccgttaccttaaatgctataaaattgtaacttttttttttttttttttacaatgcccttaacaaatcattcaaacacatatccccacagaaaaggctaaatatacctataagctACATTAcggatgcattaaaaaaaatattagctcaaacaaaaacttgcaaccttatgttggtcttaacagagagcttctggattcagccatgtgaaatgatttatgtcatattcactgttgccaatagaccctactcacctacgtcacaaaatgacgtgtcgctgtatccggccgccatattgtacctattttttagacctattctcattgttttcaattagtcgtgcaagttatagagcaattcatggaagctccggtgttatctgacgctgtaaactcattggatgcattgcataaaaggcgttacgtggaaaagcttcagtttatccattcgccagatccgtatttgatgcctaaatcgatgtttttcgacccgttgtcttcgccatctttgcctgaccctgatatttacaactatcttgtccacacaaaatcagcctattctcacgaaagtttgaaaaacttcaagagcttggaggcttataaatgctacgttgctggttgggtgaaacaggtcgtcgtacacgaaaattcggcaggaatcttgtgctcggaaggtgagttacgaaattttcaattcaaaatcttttgttcttgctaacatccactgtcaagtctaatgtattttatgtcatttgtcaatggagctagggcttttaatgtttatatggtttagcgatagcactctcactacatacatatataatatgtaataaatatgaagtgtgatagcactactccagattgtccctagttgaattaacttttttagcttttgacctcaatagtgaaattgtaaattaattgtatgacaactgtctgattatccccttataattatatattttcaggtagttcattcacaacgtctgagtgtatgttgtcggcgattagcctagcaatgatcttaattgtggttgtcagcccaaaaccctctaaatatatattaaatgcatcttaccagatataaaatgactactacacaatctgtggtagtcgtttggagcccagttttctcgtcgaattgcagcagtcaatctcggtctcctctccgggtctctcggaatacggtaaaacttcaagtctctccgtctatcttctctgtttttgcaaccgaccgccacacacgacttcaccattttgattattaatgttaacgagcagaaaaacacgccataataggaggaatttacgaagcgctaatgcattaacatgatgagtatacggacaacatggcgcgggggcgtggctgtgacgtcacgtgagtagggtctatagagggcaatgtatccactcaaatcaataaaacgaaacgcaaacactttcaaaacaaactactacaacaccactctaattaaacaaatacttgaggcagcaaaatctgattcgaagctttttttctaatcaaattactcgagttaatcaattaactgtTGCAGCACTGCTATTTACACTATTAAATTTTTACATATATTGTCTGACAACTTTATTTTTcgtttttattcacaaaaaaaaaaaaaaaaaaaacaattataaaaactttttttttgcagtgtgcATAGAAATTTCTTGCTTGGGCCCCAAGAGACCCCTTGCAACACCACTGTTGGCCACACAGTGTTCATCTTTACGAGATAGTCCAGGGGTATCAAACTGGCGGCCAAGGGGCCACATCCGGCTCTCCGCATGATCTCGTGTGGCCCGCAAAAGGAAATCACGTGCATTGACCTCATGAGACAGGAAAAACGTGAAGAAACGGGACTGACACAAGGCCAGATCCTCTCGACCTTTCAGAATAAAAGGATGCCGCAACAGTGTTTCTCTTGGTCCAGAGGGTTCCAACTGGCGGCCCAGGGCCCAGATCCGCCGCAATATCTCATGTGGTAAGTGAAAGTAATTCATCGACCTCATGTTCTTTGCTAAAAtgaaatgtatgtaaaatttccaAAAATCGGAAAAGGTTTACTGTTGGTTAATGGTTACGTGACTATCAAAATAGATGACGATTGATTCGCTAATCGATGAGTCAAATGTCAGGCATataagctaaatatttcttttaagataatcagaaaatgacccaaaatcaaccggaagtgacccagaaatacccAAACCCAATAAATATTGACCACTGAACAGGAAGGGAccaggaaatgccctaaaatcaggagaaaatcgtccaaaatgtataggaagtgacccctgcGTGCCCTGAAATGTGAAGGAAGTTACGCAAAACAAAGAGGAAGTCAgtacatttaaactgggaggactcatACTCATGTTTAAGTGCCACTGATGGAGACGTCCAATCGTTTTGAACGgctaacgccgtcaatggcagccaatgagttaaatattgaTAAGGATTGGCCGACATCATCATGGCTATCCGAGTTGACTACCTCTGAGAAAGCGATTGGGGTTTCCTTAAAAGCAAGGACAATGTCTCTCCCTGCTGGCCAAAACCAATTAAAACTGAGCGCAGTTCAACAATCCACCAAGGGCGGCAACagagtttacaaaaaaaaaaaaaaaaaagatagtaaCAAACATATGACTAGATGTCCGGTGCATTGTGTGAGCCAAAACGAACGGACCTCGTaacttgtcggccattttgcgtCGGGGCCAATGAAGTGCAATGAAGTGCGCACATTGAAATCGCTGTAAATTGCGTTATATTCAACCTATGATTCAACATTATTAGTTTATCGTGAATACAGTCCTTCTTTTTCTGCCCGGCAATGGCGTTTTTAGTGATAGAATACCACTCGCCATAGAAGTACGCCGCCTTTAGACATCTAGCCTTAAACGGGATATCTCCAGTTTGGGTGACTTTGGAAGGGAAGAAGAAGGCTCATGGACAGAAGCGAATAAACGCGATTTTAAATACAGTTCTACATTGATTCAATCGACACATTGAACGTGTTGATTAGGAGTACGTACTCGTAGCTCAAGTTATGTCGAGGCTGTTCCCCTTCGTTCAATACGTCTACAAGAGCCTAGCGAGTAGTGAGTCAACCTTCCTCGCCAAGACACCTCGTGGGGTCGGACTGGCCGGAAAGAAGGACTTGGTGGTCCTGGAGGAAGAGCAGCTGGAGGAGCAGTTCGTAAGAGGCTCTGGACCAGGCGGACAGGCAACCAACAAGACCAGCAACTGCGTGGTGCTCAAGCATGTCCCCACTGGCATTGTAGTCAAGGTTCATTCTTCTATTTCTTAACTCAAGAACACTCATTTGGTTGGATGCATAGaaattagggttgggaatcccTGGCATGaaaccgattcgatatgtatctagatacacaggttaagattcgattaaaaaaacgatacatttttaaggccgagcgattcgatacagtttaagaaccatACTGTTCGATACAgaatgaaaacgatacgatagtaaacatttgttgtgtatgtttgtacagtattttaaacataaaaaaaagaccacatttcaaatattgcaaaattaaacaacaaaatttcataccaatgttatgttttatttctttatggaaaaaaaataaggcttactatataaccgtcattttgttggatgggattgataataaaataaaactccagtgacagacaacaataaagggcagtaattcaattactgtatttcctggtgtttttaacacaagaggtaagtaatttaggtgcaaactttcaacataaacatcttacaaacaaaaaatattaattatatgcagcagctctagaaaaaaaagaattaaacctgctagtgttatcataaataaataataaattatgctttacgactggtataattgggggaataaaaacatggcattttacgcagacaggtcaataatcattacattaaccttatacacagcaaagtcattcacttatgcctgtgtttcctcattttttattcctcatccacatcttttttgaagggcagatttttcttgcggaagatcaactaatccacatgttcatgtttaagtagactgcgtttcgtggaaacaatatgccgccctttccaccctTGTAGTGGGTtagttttcagggttaaaaactcacaatctctgtaccgctccacacttcacacaagctctgtcccatgcgaacagatctgtctgccttcatcacttcaaagtccgacttttgttttcctggttgcgttgaaaatcaattgcTGCGCGTCGCTGGCATCGGTgatcaaactgtccattgttttagcatgttgcttctgtaacgggtacacagtgTATCCtttgtagcacgtggaaacctccccgccgataCCTTCATGTAAACACGCTAACGGCTgcaccgttggctcgagcttattggcgcagtggttaccgtccttgcctgccgagtagattcgtcgcggcgcgcgggttcgcgtcccagcctggtCAGAGGTGACGGGTACACATTGTATTCGTTGTGgaacgtggaaacctccccgccaattccttcatgtaaggacgctaacggctgcgccatttgctcgagctttattggcgcagtggttaacgtccttgcctgccgactagatTTGTCGCGGTGTGCGTCCCAgcctggtcagaggtgggagcggaacgcggggcggtaTTGACACTCGGGTTACAAATGGGGGCTCGTCCGgaatcggcagcgaaggtttcggggggagagtgtaacgggtacacagtgtatccgttgtagcacgtggaaacctccccgccgataCGTTTCCACATTCCACAACGAATACaatgtgtacccgttacacttcgttgccactactagtttcgttttgggctgtgaagaaaaccctacggagcgtgcgttacagtggttttgtcagctcacgcgttgttatgacacgcccgtgacgatcgggtaatgacggcaactagtagcggttctgccgaaatgtatgggaagttgaggcaaccacgactgtgagtagtgcttgtc of Corythoichthys intestinalis isolate RoL2023-P3 chromosome 3, ASM3026506v1, whole genome shotgun sequence contains these proteins:
- the mtrfr gene encoding mitochondrial translation release factor in rescue; amino-acid sequence: MSRLFPFVQYVYKSLASSESTFLAKTPRGVGLAGKKDLVVLEEEQLEEQFVRGSGPGGQATNKTSNCVVLKHVPTGIVVKCHQTRSVDINRKRAREIMRQKLDVFYKGEDSEVLLEKKEAQAKKEEKRRRAKHNLERKRLFKEELLAQDD